The DNA sequence AGATATTTTTAGGAAGTTAACCAAACAATAATATGATGAATTGGTCACGAGTAAAAACAATTTTTTTCAAAGAGCTGGCAGTATATTTTAATTCACCGATTGCTTATATTTTTATTGCTATTTTTTTAGTTGTTTCATCCTGGTTGTTTTGGCAGGATTTTTTCTTATTAGGCCAAGCTAATATTAGAAATTATTTATCTTTATTACCTTGGTTG is a window from the Candidatus Komeilibacteria bacterium CG_4_10_14_0_2_um_filter_37_10 genome containing:
- a CDS encoding ABC transporter, with amino-acid sequence MMNWSRVKTIFFKELAVYFNSPIAYIFIAIFLVVSSWLFWQDFFLLGQANIRNYLSLLPWL